From Lycium ferocissimum isolate CSIRO_LF1 chromosome 12, AGI_CSIRO_Lferr_CH_V1, whole genome shotgun sequence, one genomic window encodes:
- the LOC132040047 gene encoding uncharacterized protein LOC132040047, translating to MDSGNSGSIQSSSGGEDQEYDSHHGASSISSFLNSSSHFGSISSSPLPQFLSQQPSLFDPNTQNFSSNFQDSTNSPYNNDLVWPKDLRSDPNNNFNNFGNLTSSSSIAPHQGPYYDSTSIPINSSIVQPNVGKNPKKRSRASRRAPTTVLTTDTTNFRQMVQEFTGIPTTPFTGSAYTRRLDLFSTASSAMKRSAHLDNLVPLSYTLRPSTQKVQNSQFMPPSNSSSPFLSSSMMDTLVPTNNSIVGTTNASTFDQINKSFTRTIPCLDEMRMSHHEQVSANLGGFDQYQSGTIGGDQEQSRKYRNIARLFDGNSGNTNYSQHVGGYKLNCSASSTSELNHAEKGFENNVYTTGEGTVGSWTCPSG from the coding sequence ATGGATTCTGGTAATAGTGGTAGTATACAATCTTCAAGTGGTGGTGAAGATCAAGAATATGATTCACATCATGGGGCATCATCAAtctcatctttcttgaattcttcaAGCCATTTTGGTTCAATTTCATCAAGTCCATTGCCACAATTTCTTTCTCAACAACCCTCTCTCTTTGATCCTAACACACAAAACTTCAGCTCCAATTTTCAAGATTCAACAAATTCTCCTTACAATAATGATCTTGTTTGGCCTAAAGACTTGAGATCTGACCCCAACAACAATTTTAACAACTTTGGAAACTTAACTTCCTCATCATCAATTGCTCCTCATCAAGGTCCATATTATGAttcaacttcaataccaataaACTCCTCCATTGTTCAACCTAATGTGGGGAAAAATCCTAAGAAAAGAAGTAGGGCATCGAGGCGTGCGCCAACAACTGTTCTCACTACTGACACTACAAATTTTAGACAAATGGTTCAAGAATTCACTGGCATCCCAACAACTCCGTTTACTGGTTCAGCCTACACTCGCCGCCTTGATCTTTTCTCAACTGCCAGCTCGGCCATGAAGAGATCAGCCCATTTGGATAACCTGGTACCACTTAGTTATACTTTAAGGCCATCCACCCAGAAGGTCCAAAATTCTCAATTTATGCCACCATCTAAttcttcttctccatttttgAGTTCTAGCATGATGGATACTTTAGTGCCAACAAATAATAGCATAGTCGGTACTACAAATGCTTCCACCTTTGATCAAATTAATAAGTCATTTACTAGAACAATTCCTTGTTTGGATGAAATGAGGATGAGCCATCATGAGCAAGTTAGTGCAAATCTTGGTGGATTTGATCAATATCAAAGTGGGACAATTGGTGGAGATCAAGAACAATCAAGAAAATATAGGAATATCGCAAGATTGTTTGATGGAAATAGTGGTAATACTAATTACTCACAACATGTTGGTGGGTATAAATTGAACTGTTCAGCTTCATCAACATCAGAATTAAATCATGCTGAGAAGGGTTTTGAAAATAATGTGTACACAACAGGTGAAGGAACAGTAGGTTCATGGACTTGTCCTTCTGGCTAG
- the LOC132040248 gene encoding uncharacterized protein LOC132040248 isoform X2 — MGCSYISRRFLHHLLSISRALNGIGLAIVSPAIQSLVADSSDESNRGVAFGWLQFTSNIGSLVGGYVSLLVAPITFMRIPGWRLSFHLVGMISVLVGVLVRLFANDPHFPDGNLKASSKVHGSSFISEIQGLLQEAKSVVKIPSFQIIVAQGVMGSFPWSALSFAPMWLELTGFTHGETAILLSLFVVGDSIGGLFGGRMGDILSQHLPNSGRIILAQISSGSAIPLAAILLLSLPDDPSSIFAHGLVLFVSGFFISWTAPATNNPIFAEIVPEKARTSIYALDRSFESVLSSFAPPVVGILAQNVYGYRPVVAQGADSIATDRENATSLAKALFTAIGSPMALCCVIYSFLYCTYPRDKEKAQMEALIESEMQLLALDPSALSGQYSLVKSSENQESYLDEKTIDEMDFSEDGLDFEDGEDRTLIYRRSTISKFAE; from the exons ATGGGCTGCAGCTACATTTCTCGTCGCTTTCTCCACCACCTTCTTTCAA TATCAAGAGCTTTGAATGGGATTGGACTAGCCATAGTCTCCCCTGCTATTCAATCACTAGTAGCTGACTCAAGCGACGAAAGCAACCGCGGAGTCGCATTTGGATGGCTGCAATTCACTAGCAACATTGGCTCACTTGTTGGTGGATATGTTTCCTTATTAGTAGCTCCTATTACATTCATGAGAATCCCTGGCTGGAGACTTTCTTTTCATCTTGTTGGTATGATCAGTGTCCTTGTTGGGGTTCTAGTTCGCTTATTCGCGAACGATCCTCATTTCCCAGATGGTAATTTAAAAGCTAGTAGTAAAGTTCATGGAAGTTCCTTTATATCAGAAATTCAAGGTCTACTTCAAGAAGCAAAATCAGTTGTAAAGATACCGTCGTTTCAGATTATTGTAGCTCAAGGTGTTATGGGATCTTTTCCATGGTCAGCTTTGTCATTTGCACCAATGTGGTTAGAACTAACTGGATTTACTCATGGGGAAACTGCTATTCTTCTTAGCTtgtttgttgttggtgattctATCGGTGGATTATTTGGAGGCAGGATGGGAGATATTTTATCGCAGCATTTACCGAATAGTGGAAGGATTATTTTGGCACAAATAAGCTCAGGATCAGCTATTCCACTAGCTGCAATTCTTCTGCTTTCTTTGCCTGATGATCCCTCGTCAATTTTCGCGCATGGTTTGGTCTTATTTGTTTCAGGATTTTTCATATCTTGGACTGCACCAGCTACAAACAA TCCAATTTTTGCAGAGATAGTACCTGAGAAGGCAAGAACGAGTATCTATGCATTGGACCGATCTTTTGAATCTGTATTATCGTCATTTGCTCCTCCTGTTGTTGGGATACTGGCTCAGAATGTCTATGGTTATAGGCCAGTCGTTGCTCAAGGTGCTGATAGTATTGCTACAGACAGAGAAAATGCTACATCTTTGGCGAAGGCATTGTTCACTGCAATAGGCTCTCCAATGGCATTATGTTGTGTTATTTACTCTTTTCTTTATTGCACCTATCCAAGGGATAAGGAGAAGGCTCAAATGGAAGCTCTGATCGAATCCGAGATGCAACTCTTAGCCTTGGATCCTTCAGCTCTTAGTGGACAATATTCACTAGTCAAGTCATCCGAAAACCAAGAGAGTTATCTTGATGAGAAAACAATTGATGAAATGGATTTCAGTGAGGATGGACTTGATTTTGAGGATGGTGAAGACAGGACATTGATCTACCGTCGTTcaacaatttccaaatttgctgAATAG
- the LOC132040868 gene encoding inactive TPR repeat-containing thioredoxin TTL3-like, translating to MEKTRKSSQSTMSRIVDSSVEHELGCGLIGAFFPRRNINRNKSTVPPIPTKSRYTNVVKNSRRCHDSSYPKNSKKASFNLSSVNKMSQVVNLAYTQKLRREPTFTSSDLSMTIFSHRKSRLNIMLNHGSTGNITQLGHLGNLNKSSSRDKKTSTVRSHQSGSFFRGSANKLDPDVLKTIGNEKYRQGKFEEALALYNQAIAIDSRNACYYSNKSAALMSLGHLIEAVVACREAIRLDPSYHNAHYRLARLYLRLGDAKKAIDHYKQSGRKVDKKDISEAHDLKRQIIKCTEAKKLRDYNTLLKETKNSISLGADSAPQVFAMRAEALMKLHRHDEAYTTIQNGPDFTTELYASLFGSAKTAYFLITRAEAYATVGRFTDAIAAAQEAAKLDQSNEVINTILRRIKRLGSARLKGNELFRENKFSEAFSVYTEGLEQEPYNSVLLFNRAACRFKLRQFEKAVEDCTAALLLRPSYTKARLRRADCNIKLERRKLAIQDCEVLIQENPEDYEVNRVFSEAKVQLQKQLEEDHNQRN from the exons ATGGAAAAAACTAGAAAAAGTAGTCAATCAACCATGTCAAGAATTGTAGATAGTTCAGTGGAACATGAATTGGGTTGTGGTCTAATAGGTGCTTTTTTCCCAAGAAGAAATATTAACCGAAATAAATCAACAGTACCACCAATTCCAACCAAGTCCAGATACACCAATgttgtcaagaattcaagaagatgTCATGACAGCTCTTATCCGAAGAACTCGAAGAAAGCATCATTCAACCTTTCTAGTGTAAATAAAATGTCACAAGTTGTGAACTTGGCATACACACAAAAGCTTAGAAGAGAACCAACTTTCACCTCAAGTGATTTGAGCATGACAATCTTTAGTCATAGAAAATCCAGGCTAAATATAATGTTGAATCACGGTTCAACAGGCAATATTACGCAATTAGGCCACCTGGGAAATTTGAACAAAAGTTCCTCTAGGGACAAAAAGACTAGTACTGTAAGAAGCCATCAATCCGGCAGTTTTTTTCGCGGTTCTGCAAACAAATTAGATCCTGATGTACTCAAGACCATAGGCAATGAGAAGTATAGACAGGGCAAATTTGAGGAGGCATTGGCTTTATACAATCAAGCAATTGCAATTGATTCAAGAAATGCTTGTTATTATAGCAACAAAAGTGCAGCTTTGATGAGTTTAGGCCACCTGATTGAGGCAGTTGTCGCGTGCAGAGAGGCCATCCGGCTAGACCCTTCTTATCACAATGCACATTATCGTCTTGCAAGATTATACCTCAG ACTGGGAGATGCAAAGAAAGCGATAGATCATTATAAACAATCAGGACGAAAAGTTGACAAGAAGGATATTTCCGAGGCACATGATCTTAAGAGACAAATCATAAAATGCACAGAAGCAAAAAAGCTGAGGGATTACAACACATTGCTCAAGGAAACAAAAAATTCAATCTCCTTAGGAGCAGATTCAGCTCCACAG GTCTTTGCCATGAGGGCTGAAGCATTGATGAAGTTACATAGACATGATGAAGCATACACAACAATTCAGAATGGACCTGATTTTACAACCGAGCTATATGCTAGCCTTTTCGGTTCAGCAAAAACAGCATATTTTTTAATCACTCGAGCTGAGGCCTATGCAACAGTTGGGAGGTTCACTGATGCCATAGCTGCAGCTCAAGAAGCAGCAAAATTAGATCAAAGTAATGAAGTAATTAATACAATTCTAAGGAGAATTAAACGGTTGGGATCAGCTCGGTTAAAGGGAAACGAGCTTTTCAGAGAAAATAAATTCTCAGAGGCTTTTTCTGTATACACTGAAGGGCTAGAACAAGAGCCATACAATTCTGTTCTGCTATTTAACAGAGCAGCGTGTCGATTCAAGCTAAGACAATTCGAAAAAGCAGTGGAGGATTGTACTGCAGCTCTTCTATTGCGTCCTTCATATACAAAAGCCAGATTGCGAAGAGCTGATTGCAACATAAAG TTGGAAAGAAGGAAGCTAGCTATTCAAGATTGTGAAGTGTTGATTCAAGAAAATCCAGAGGATTATGAAGTAAATAGAGTGTTCTCAGAGGCAAAAGTTCAGCTACAAAAGCAGCTAGAGGAGGACCATAACCAAAGAAATTAA
- the LOC132040248 gene encoding uncharacterized protein LOC132040248 isoform X1 has product MKVETLTLVLVNLAGIMEKADESLLPGVYKEVGDALHTDPTGLGSLTLFRSMVQSACYPIAAYLAARHNRAHVIAYGAFLWAAATFLVAFSTTFFQLAVSRALNGIGLAIVSPAIQSLVADSSDESNRGVAFGWLQFTSNIGSLVGGYVSLLVAPITFMRIPGWRLSFHLVGMISVLVGVLVRLFANDPHFPDGNLKASSKVHGSSFISEIQGLLQEAKSVVKIPSFQIIVAQGVMGSFPWSALSFAPMWLELTGFTHGETAILLSLFVVGDSIGGLFGGRMGDILSQHLPNSGRIILAQISSGSAIPLAAILLLSLPDDPSSIFAHGLVLFVSGFFISWTAPATNNPIFAEIVPEKARTSIYALDRSFESVLSSFAPPVVGILAQNVYGYRPVVAQGADSIATDRENATSLAKALFTAIGSPMALCCVIYSFLYCTYPRDKEKAQMEALIESEMQLLALDPSALSGQYSLVKSSENQESYLDEKTIDEMDFSEDGLDFEDGEDRTLIYRRSTISKFAE; this is encoded by the exons ATGAAGGTAGAAACACTTACACTTGTGTTAGTAAATTTAGCAGGAATAATGGAAAAAGCAGATGAGTCATTGTTACCAGGGGTCTATAAAGAAGTTGGAGATGCACTTCACACGGACCCAACTGGTTTAGGTTCACTCACACTTTTCCGGTCCATGGTCCAGTCCGCGTGCTACCCTATCGCGGCGTATCTAGCAGCACGTCACAACCGGGCCCATGTTATTGCCTACGGGGCTTTTCTATGGGCTGCAGCTACATTTCTCGTCGCTTTCTCCACCACCTTCTTTCAA TTGGCAGTATCAAGAGCTTTGAATGGGATTGGACTAGCCATAGTCTCCCCTGCTATTCAATCACTAGTAGCTGACTCAAGCGACGAAAGCAACCGCGGAGTCGCATTTGGATGGCTGCAATTCACTAGCAACATTGGCTCACTTGTTGGTGGATATGTTTCCTTATTAGTAGCTCCTATTACATTCATGAGAATCCCTGGCTGGAGACTTTCTTTTCATCTTGTTGGTATGATCAGTGTCCTTGTTGGGGTTCTAGTTCGCTTATTCGCGAACGATCCTCATTTCCCAGATGGTAATTTAAAAGCTAGTAGTAAAGTTCATGGAAGTTCCTTTATATCAGAAATTCAAGGTCTACTTCAAGAAGCAAAATCAGTTGTAAAGATACCGTCGTTTCAGATTATTGTAGCTCAAGGTGTTATGGGATCTTTTCCATGGTCAGCTTTGTCATTTGCACCAATGTGGTTAGAACTAACTGGATTTACTCATGGGGAAACTGCTATTCTTCTTAGCTtgtttgttgttggtgattctATCGGTGGATTATTTGGAGGCAGGATGGGAGATATTTTATCGCAGCATTTACCGAATAGTGGAAGGATTATTTTGGCACAAATAAGCTCAGGATCAGCTATTCCACTAGCTGCAATTCTTCTGCTTTCTTTGCCTGATGATCCCTCGTCAATTTTCGCGCATGGTTTGGTCTTATTTGTTTCAGGATTTTTCATATCTTGGACTGCACCAGCTACAAACAA TCCAATTTTTGCAGAGATAGTACCTGAGAAGGCAAGAACGAGTATCTATGCATTGGACCGATCTTTTGAATCTGTATTATCGTCATTTGCTCCTCCTGTTGTTGGGATACTGGCTCAGAATGTCTATGGTTATAGGCCAGTCGTTGCTCAAGGTGCTGATAGTATTGCTACAGACAGAGAAAATGCTACATCTTTGGCGAAGGCATTGTTCACTGCAATAGGCTCTCCAATGGCATTATGTTGTGTTATTTACTCTTTTCTTTATTGCACCTATCCAAGGGATAAGGAGAAGGCTCAAATGGAAGCTCTGATCGAATCCGAGATGCAACTCTTAGCCTTGGATCCTTCAGCTCTTAGTGGACAATATTCACTAGTCAAGTCATCCGAAAACCAAGAGAGTTATCTTGATGAGAAAACAATTGATGAAATGGATTTCAGTGAGGATGGACTTGATTTTGAGGATGGTGAAGACAGGACATTGATCTACCGTCGTTcaacaatttccaaatttgctgAATAG